In the genome of Phycisphaerae bacterium, one region contains:
- a CDS encoding DUF1883 domain-containing protein produces the protein MDFLHWDGWCSPEDVIEVTLDHGANVQLLDDGAFAAYRAGRSYQYRGGYYRRTPVRLRPPYPGHWHVVVDLGGYTGTVRAAVRLACGVV, from the coding sequence ATGGACTTCTTGCACTGGGACGGGTGGTGCAGCCCGGAGGACGTAATCGAAGTCACGCTGGATCATGGAGCCAATGTCCAGTTGCTGGACGATGGTGCATTTGCGGCGTACCGCGCAGGGCGCTCCTATCAGTATCGAGGTGGGTACTACCGACGTACGCCGGTGCGGCTCCGGCCTCCGTACCCCGGGCATTGGCACGTTGTGGTCGATCTCGGCGGATACACCGGAACGGTGCGAGCCGCGGTCCGGCTTGCATGCGGAGTCGTGTGA
- a CDS encoding SAVED domain-containing protein, with amino-acid sequence MPNELKRKDVPDPVQRMLWGKSAGRCEFRGCNKPLWKSSVTAEQVNTAQKAHIYAVGGGGPRHSAELTEEELNDLANLMLVCHECHQKIDDKEDGGRYTDALLQEMKAEHEARIERVTGIDPSHKSHVVFYGANIGDHDSPLSRKATEQHLFPARYPAEDRPIELGMHNCSLRDNAAKFWDLQAQQLITMFGRRIRERMAAGAIEHLSVFALAPQPLLMLLGSLMTDLPDVDVFQLKKEPKGWQWEDDSPLEFIVEAPPEKSGTPALVLALSATVSDERIQKVLGDDVAIWRVAVAAPNNDLLRSREQLQRFRQLARPLLDRIKKHHGQDAMLHVFPAAPVSVCVELGRVRMPKTDLPWQVYDQVNELGGFVPAIRIPPGEKQ; translated from the coding sequence ATGCCCAACGAACTGAAACGAAAAGACGTGCCTGATCCAGTGCAGCGCATGCTTTGGGGCAAGTCCGCCGGACGCTGCGAATTCCGCGGCTGCAACAAGCCGCTGTGGAAGTCGTCGGTGACGGCCGAACAGGTCAATACGGCACAAAAGGCGCACATCTACGCGGTCGGCGGCGGCGGTCCGCGGCACAGCGCCGAACTCACCGAAGAAGAGCTCAATGATCTCGCCAACCTGATGCTCGTTTGCCACGAGTGTCATCAGAAGATCGATGACAAGGAGGACGGAGGCCGCTACACCGACGCGTTGTTGCAGGAAATGAAAGCCGAGCACGAAGCCCGCATCGAGCGCGTGACCGGCATCGATCCTAGCCACAAATCGCATGTCGTGTTCTACGGCGCCAACATCGGCGACCACGATTCGCCGCTCTCACGGAAGGCGACCGAACAGCACCTGTTTCCAGCGCGGTATCCGGCGGAGGACCGGCCGATCGAGCTGGGGATGCACAACTGTTCGCTCAGGGACAACGCGGCGAAGTTCTGGGATCTGCAGGCGCAACAGTTGATTACGATGTTTGGCCGTCGCATTCGCGAGCGGATGGCGGCGGGTGCGATCGAACATTTATCTGTGTTCGCGCTGGCGCCGCAACCGCTGCTCATGCTGCTCGGGTCGCTCATGACCGACCTGCCGGATGTGGACGTCTTTCAACTCAAGAAGGAGCCCAAGGGTTGGCAATGGGAAGACGACAGCCCGCTTGAGTTCATCGTTGAGGCGCCGCCAGAAAAGAGCGGGACACCTGCGCTGGTGCTGGCACTGAGCGCGACGGTCTCCGACGAGCGCATCCAGAAGGTGCTCGGCGACGATGTCGCGATCTGGCGGGTGGCGGTCGCCGCGCCGAACAATGATCTGCTGCGTTCGCGCGAACAGTTACAGCGTTTCCGCCAACTGGCGCGGCCGCTCTTGGATCGCATCAAGAAACATCACGGGCAGGATGCAATGCTGCACGTGTTTCCGGCGGCGCCGGTTTCGGTTTGCGTGGAGCTGGGCCGCGTGCGTATGCCGAAGACCGACCTCCCGTGGCAGGTCTACGATCAAGTCAATGAACTCGGCGGCTTTGTGCCGGCAATTCGGATTCCACCGGGAGAGAAACAATGA
- a CDS encoding SEC-C domain-containing protein, with product MREVFEQQYRACGVDALLAKYRGLALAPHAGLGVAIAGDIAFTAEPCGLEAITDAYAIRIEVPATFPRKLPRVWERGGRIPRTFHKLAENALCLGSMIRLRMMVGMAPTVIEFVDKCVVPYLYGYSYFEQHGRLPFGDLDHGNKGIIKDLKKLLGVGTDRQCMGMVLLASLQKRKANRQPCPCGSGKRLGKCHHRLLNDLRKRCGRLAFREEYRRLSR from the coding sequence GTGCGTGAGGTCTTCGAGCAACAGTACCGGGCATGTGGTGTCGACGCGCTGCTCGCGAAATACCGCGGGCTCGCGCTGGCGCCGCACGCCGGCCTGGGAGTGGCGATCGCCGGTGATATTGCGTTCACCGCTGAACCATGCGGCTTAGAGGCGATAACCGACGCGTACGCGATCCGCATTGAGGTCCCCGCAACGTTTCCCCGGAAGTTGCCGCGCGTGTGGGAGCGAGGCGGGCGTATTCCGCGGACATTCCACAAACTAGCGGAGAATGCGCTTTGTTTGGGGTCGATGATCCGCCTTCGCATGATGGTTGGAATGGCGCCAACGGTCATCGAGTTCGTGGACAAGTGCGTTGTACCGTACCTCTACGGATACTCGTACTTTGAGCAACACGGCAGGCTGCCGTTCGGTGACTTGGACCATGGCAATAAGGGGATTATCAAGGACCTCAAGAAATTGCTCGGCGTGGGAACGGATAGACAGTGCATGGGCATGGTGCTGTTGGCGTCGCTTCAGAAGCGAAAGGCCAACCGACAGCCGTGCCCGTGTGGGAGCGGGAAACGCTTGGGTAAGTGCCACCACCGGCTCTTGAATGATCTGCGAAAGAGATGCGGTCGGCTGGCGTTTCGGGAGGAGTACCGGAGGCTCTCGCGTTGA